One segment of Marvinbryantia formatexigens DSM 14469 DNA contains the following:
- a CDS encoding carbohydrate ABC transporter permease, with the protein MKKYTGFIGKYLFYLILLLWTVISIFPLYWMILFSFKDNNEIFNKSALSLPESWNLTNYVEALTKGQMGRYFFNSILVTGITIFLTLVIALMASYAVSRLLWKGRTLLNNIFMLGLTLPIHAALLPVFLILRSMHMLNTFSSLFIPYTAFALAMAIMICNSFMMNIPEELEESACMDGCGTFGIFFRIIVPLMKPAVSTIAIFTFLQAWNELMFATVFVSDSAHRTLTVGMQSLVGTYSTNWGPIGAALVIATIPTVIVYLFMSKKVQDSLVAGAIKG; encoded by the coding sequence ATGAAAAAATATACAGGTTTTATCGGAAAATATTTGTTCTATCTGATTTTATTGCTCTGGACGGTGATAAGTATCTTTCCTCTTTACTGGATGATTCTGTTTTCGTTTAAAGACAACAATGAGATATTTAACAAAAGCGCGCTCAGTCTGCCGGAATCCTGGAATCTTACAAACTATGTGGAAGCGCTTACAAAAGGGCAGATGGGGAGATACTTTTTTAACAGTATACTGGTAACCGGAATAACGATTTTCCTGACGCTTGTGATTGCGCTGATGGCGTCCTATGCTGTTTCCAGACTTTTGTGGAAGGGACGCACGCTGCTGAACAATATTTTTATGCTGGGACTGACGCTGCCCATTCATGCGGCGCTGCTGCCGGTATTTCTGATTCTGCGTTCCATGCATATGCTGAATACATTTTCCTCATTGTTCATTCCATATACGGCGTTTGCACTTGCTATGGCGATTATGATATGCAACAGCTTTATGATGAATATTCCGGAAGAGCTGGAGGAATCGGCTTGTATGGACGGCTGCGGGACCTTTGGCATATTCTTCCGCATTATTGTACCGCTGATGAAGCCGGCGGTTTCAACGATTGCCATTTTTACCTTTCTGCAGGCATGGAATGAGCTGATGTTTGCAACCGTTTTTGTCAGCGATTCCGCTCACAGGACGCTCACGGTCGGAATGCAGAGCCTGGTGGGTACCTACAGCACCAACTGGGGACCGATCGGAGCAGCTTTGGTTATTGCAACCATTCCTACAGTTATAGTATATTTATTTATGAGCAAAAAGGTACAGGACAGTCTCGTGGCAGGAGCGATTAAGGGATAG